One genomic segment of Ipomoea triloba cultivar NCNSP0323 chromosome 9, ASM357664v1 includes these proteins:
- the LOC116030240 gene encoding cysteine-rich receptor-like protein kinase 6, producing the protein MDDFQKWIIVVFLIFSLHVCAMAADDFDINFEWHECGRSGTYSAGSTYGNNLNTLVSSLSDKLNNYGFYNGSIGQDSDRASAIALCRGDADINLCRSCVSETARRIIGWCPTQKEAFGWYNICSIYYSDKSIIGGSWQTTPVKEQNNDWIIGEINAVEFNEDLTRLVNRLRGRAANGDQFLKYAADSTPIPESDTIYAYMQCTPDLSVQDCTDCLNNATNEWNNSEGNSRKGARVLRPNCIFRYKNSSFFSNTLINQSVSTPPPTPPPPPPGPDGNNKTVITIVVCTAAGLIGVAICIFIIYRELQKRKANSFVKNCSWFLCEALEETSSPDEISTVESSLKYDLITLQNATNNFSEENKLGEGGFGPVYKGKLENGLEIAVKRLSENSRQGNLEFKNEVTLMTKLQHRNLVRLLGYCHEEREMILIYEFVPNSDLDNILFDPIKRGYLDWGKRYKIITRIARGLVYLHEDSRLCIVHCDLKASNILLDKDLNPKIADFGTARLFTLDETQDSTSRIVGTYGYMAPEYVRQGLFSVKSDVYSFGVLVLEIISGEKNTRFQNEESMTDLLSYAWTHWKGGSASNVIDPMLRGTSSPVHEITKCIHIALLCVQENVTDRPTMGEVLQMLSNLTMSLPIPIAPGFFIHSNINSEASNQSTRNEMSISEQFPR; encoded by the exons ATGGATGATTTCCAGAAATGGATTATTGTTGTTTTCCTAATTTTCAGTTTGCATGTTTGTGCCATGGCTGCCGATGATTTTGATATCAATTTTGAATGGCATGAATGCGGAAGGAGTGGGACTTACAGTGCAGGCAGCACATACGGCAACAACCTTAATACACTAGTCTCATCCCTCTCAGACAAACTAAATAACTATGGATTCTATAATGGTTCCATTGGGCAAGACTCAGATAGGGCTAGCGCTATTGCGCTGTGCAGAGGGGATGCCGACATTAATCTATGTCGTAGCTGTGTTAGTGAGACTGCTCGGAGGATTATAGGTTGGTGTCCTACTCAGAAGGAGGCATTCGGATGGTACAACATCTGCAGTATATATTACTCAGATAAATCCATCATAGGTGGTTCTTGGCAAACCACTCCtgtaaaagaacaaaataatgaCTGGATAATTGGTGAGATTAACGCTGTTGAGTTCAATGAAGATTTGACAAGGCTGGTAAACAGGCTAAGAGGAAGAGCCGCAAATGGCGATCAATTCCTCAAGTATGCAGCTGATAGTACACCCATACCAGAGTCCGATACCATATATGCGTATATGCAGTGCACCCCTGATTTATCTGTTCAAGATTGCACTGATTGTCTAAACAATGCCACCAATGAATGGAATAACTCGGAGGGTAACAGCAGGAAAGGGGCACGAGTACTACGTCCCAACTGCATTTTTCGCTATAAGAATAGCAGTTTCTTCAGTAACACGCTCATAAATCAATCTGTTTCAACACCtccaccaacaccaccaccgccaccaccag GGCCAGATGGTAATAATAAAACAGTCATCACTATTGTTGTTTGCACTGCTGCGGGTCTTATCGGGGTTGCTATATGCATTTTTATCATCTATAGAGAATTGCAGAAAAGGAAGGCCAATAGCTTTGTGAAGA ATTGTTCTTGGTTTCTATGTGAAGCTCTGGAAGAAACTAGCTCTCCTGATGAAATTAGTACTGTGGAGTCGTCCTTGAAATATGATTTGATTACGCTACAAAATGCAACAAATAACTTCTCTGAAGAAAATAAGTTAGGGGAGGGAGGATTTGGGCCCGTATACAAG GGTAAACTTGAAAACGGACTAGAAATTGCTGTGAAGAGGTTATCTGAAAATTCAAGGCAAGGTAATCTAGAATTTAAAAATGAGGTGACTTTAATGACTAAGCTTCAACACAGGAATTTGGTGAGGCTGCTTGGTTATTGCCATGAAGAAAGAGAAATGATTCTTATTTATGAATTTGTTCCTAATAGCGACCttgacaatattttatttg ATCCTATAAAACGTGGATACTTGGATTGGGGGAAACGCTACAAGATCATAACAAGAATTGCTAGAGGACTTGTCTATTTGCACGAAGATTCTCGTCTTTGCATTGTTCATTGTGATCTCAAAGCTAGTAACATACTACTAGATAAAGATTTGAATCCAAAGATTGCTGACTTTGGCACAGCTAGGCTGTTTACTTTAGATGAAACTCAAGACTCTACAAGCAGAATCGTTGGTACCTA TGGATATATGGCACCGGAGTATGTACGCCAAGGCCTATTTTCTGTTAAATCAGACGTATATAGTTTTGGAGTGTTAGTCTTGGAAATTATAAGTGGAGAGAAGAATACTCGTTTTCAAAATGAAGAATCTATGACAGACCTTCTGAGCTAT GCTTGGACTCATTGGAAAGGCGGATCTGCTTCAAATGTGATAGATCCAATGCTGAGAGGTACATCAAGTCCAGTGCATGAGATAACAAAATGCATCCACATTGCGTTGCTTTGCGTTCAAGAAAATGTTACAGACAGACCAACAATGGGTGAAGTTCTTCAAATGCTAAGTAACTTAACCATGAGCCTTCCAATACCTATAGCCCCAGGATTTTTTATCCATAGCAACATTAATTCAGAGGCGTCGAACCAGTCTACCAGAAACGAGATGTCAATTAGTGAGCAGTTTCCCAGGTAG